The Kutzneria kofuensis nucleotide sequence AGCGCCGGTGATTCGGTGAACCCGCCGTCCTACTTCCTGCGCTTCCCCGACCGGCCGACCTCGCGCATCATCGCGCTGCCCGCCTCGATCGGCGGGCAGGCACGGGTGGACGGCCTGAAGTGGATCTCCAGTTTCCCGGAGAACGTCGCGGCTGGCCTCCCGCGGGCCTCGGCCGTGCTGATCCTCAACGACCATGACACCGGCTACCCGTTCGCCTGCCTGGAAGGCTCGATCATCAGTGCCGCCAGGACGGCCGCGTCGGCGGCGTCGGCGGCCGACTGGCTCAGCCGCGGCCGGCCGCGCCCGACGCGGGTCGGGTTCTTCGGGACGGGCCTGATCGCCCGCTACATCCACACCTACCTGGCGGCCACCGGCTGGTCGTTCGACGAGATCGGCGTGTACGACCTGTCCGACGACAGCGTGGCCGGCTTCCGAAGCCACCTGGAGCGGTCGGGCGCCACCGGCCGGATCACCGTGCAGCCCGATCCCGAGCGGCTGCTACGCGCCAGTGACCTGGTGGTCTTCGCCACCGTCGCCGGCCGGCCGCATGTCGGCGACCTGTCCTGGTTCGACCACAACCCGGTGGTGCTGCACGTGTCGCTGCGCGACCTCGCGCCGGAGATCGTGCTCGCCTCGGCCAACATCGTCGACGACGTCGAGCACTGCCTGCGGGCCGACACGTCGCCGCACCTGGCCGAACAGCTCACCGGCAACCGGGACTTCCTGCACGGCACGTTGGACGACGTGATCGCCGGCCGGGTGGCGCCGCCGGCGGATCGGCCGCTGGTGTTCTCGCCCTTCGGTCTCGGCGTGCTCGACCTGGCGGTGGGTCGGCACGTCTACGACGAGGTGTTCCGCGCCGGCGAGTTGCACGTCGTCGACGACTTCTTCCACGAGCTGCGTCGGTATGGATGAGCGGCCGGTTCACCGGCCGCGGACGAGGGGGTCACGAGTGTCAGTCATATCCGTTCCCGAGGACTTCAACGAGGAGAGCCTCTACGTCGACCTTCGGTCGATCGTGAGGCGTTCGCTCTACCTGAAGTGCGAGGGCTTCAACTTCGCCGGCTCGATCAAGCTGAAGGCGGCGACCGAGATGGTCACGGCGGCCGAGCGGGACGGGCTGCTGCGGCCCGGCTCGGTCCTGGTCGAGTCCTCGTCCGGGAACCTGGGCGTGGCGCTGAGCGTGATCGCCGCGAGCAGGGGCCACCGGTTCCTGTGCGTCACCGACTCGCGGTGCAACCTGTCGACCAGGCGCATGATGGAGGCGTTGGGCAGCCGGGTGCACGTCATCGCCGAGCCGGATCCCGTCGGGGGCTTCCTCGGCGCGCGGATCGCCCATGTCCGCGCGCTGTGCGACTCCGACGACCGGTACGTGTGGCTCAACCAGTACGCCAATCCGGGCAACTGGCGGGCGCACTACCGCAGGACGGCGCCGGCGATCGCCCGCCAGTTCCCCGGACTGGACGTGCTGTTCGTCGGCGCGGGCACGACGGGGACCCTGATGGGCTGCGCGCGCTACTTCCGGCAGTGGCGCCGTCGGGTGCGGGTCGTCGCGGTGGACAGCGTCGGCTCGGTGACCTTCGGCGGCCCGCCGGCCCGCCGGATGATTCCCGGCCTGGGCACGAGCGTTCGCCCGCCGCTGCTCGACGAGTCCTATGTGGACGATGTCGTGCACGTCGAGGAGGCGGACACCATCCGCGCCTGCCATCGCCTGGCCAGGAACGGCTTCCTGTTCGGCGGTTCCACCGGCACGGTGGTCAGCGGCGCCGCGGAATGGCTGTCCCGGTACGACGCGGGCGGACTCACGGCGGTGGCCGTCGCGCCGGACCTCGGCGAGCGCTACCTCGACACCGTCTACCAGACCAACTGGCTGCAGGATCTCTACGGTGACGACGTGCTCGGTTCCGACGAGCTGACCGCGGGTTCGCGGTCGGCCTGACGTAGGAGACCACGTGGGTAGCGTGACCGGGTCGGTCGATCGAGCGGGTTGTGAGTGGCTGCAATACGATTACGGCTCCGCGCTGATAGCGGGTGAGCGCCCGCGGGCGTTCACGATGTGGCGGTACCGGAAGCTGCTGCCGGTCCCCGACGGCCCGGTGCGGTACCCGCTGCCGATCGGCGGCACGCCGCTGCTGCCCGTGCCGGCTCTCCGCCGGACACTGGGCACGCCGCACCTGTGGATCAAGGACGAGACGCGGAACCCGACCGCGTCCAACAAGGATCGAGCCACCGCGCTCGTGATCGAGGACGGGCTGCGCCGCGGGATGGACACGATCACGACCGCCTCCACCGGCAACGCGGCCGTGGCCACCGCCTTCGGCGCCGCGGGCGCCGGGATGCGGGCCGTCATCTTCGTGTCCACCGGTTGCCGGCCGGACAAGCTCGCGCTCATGACGCAGGCCGGTGCGCACGTCTTCCGCGTGCCCGCGGGCTACGCGGCCGCCGTCGACCTCTCCCGGGCGGCCGCGCGCTCGTTCGGCTGGCTCGACCGCAACACCGGCGCCAACCCGTACACCATCGAGGCGAAGAAGACCGTGGCGTTCGAGGTGTGGGAACAGCTCGGCCGCCGGCTCCCGGACGTGATGATCGTCCCGGTCGGCGACGGTCCCACGCTGGTGGCGCTGGACAAGGGCTTCGCCGAGCTCGTCAGCTGTGGCCACGCCGGGCGGCAACCGCGCCTGATCGGCGTCCAGGCCGAGAGCTGCCAGCCGTTGGTGCGCGCCTGGTTCGGCGCACCCGCCGGCCCGGCGGAGTTGGATCCCACGGCGACGGTGGCCGACGGCATCGCGGTAGTCCGCCCGGCCATCGGTGACGCCGTGCTCGACGCGGTGCGCCGGGGCGGCGGTGCGATGGTGGCGGTCACCGACAACGCGCTGCTGAGCGCGGTCACGACGTTGGCCGCGCGGGCCGGCGTGGGGGCGGAACCCGCCGGGGCGGCGGCGCTCGCCGGGCTGGCCCGTGCTGTCGAGTGCGGCCTGGTCGACCGGTCGGAAACGACGGTCCTGCTGGTCACCGGCCGGGAAGTGAAGGCGGGCGGTGGGCCGGCCGGCCCGGGCCGGGTGGCGGTCGTCGAGGGACTCGACGAGGTCGAACGGGCACTGGCGGGTGCTTGCTGACGCAGAGGCCGGTCCCTGACAGCTGGGGAGCATTGCCAGGGACCGGCGGCAGCCGGTCCGGCGGTGGCCACACCGGCATC carries:
- the sbnB gene encoding 2,3-diaminopropionate biosynthesis protein SbnB, coding for MSAIRSTETGSGLVPSFAVISGAQVRQALRGREKQIVELVEAAYRSHSAGDSVNPPSYFLRFPDRPTSRIIALPASIGGQARVDGLKWISSFPENVAAGLPRASAVLILNDHDTGYPFACLEGSIISAARTAASAASAADWLSRGRPRPTRVGFFGTGLIARYIHTYLAATGWSFDEIGVYDLSDDSVAGFRSHLERSGATGRITVQPDPERLLRASDLVVFATVAGRPHVGDLSWFDHNPVVLHVSLRDLAPEIVLASANIVDDVEHCLRADTSPHLAEQLTGNRDFLHGTLDDVIAGRVAPPADRPLVFSPFGLGVLDLAVGRHVYDEVFRAGELHVVDDFFHELRRYG
- the sbnA gene encoding 2,3-diaminopropionate biosynthesis protein SbnA, coding for MSVISVPEDFNEESLYVDLRSIVRRSLYLKCEGFNFAGSIKLKAATEMVTAAERDGLLRPGSVLVESSSGNLGVALSVIAASRGHRFLCVTDSRCNLSTRRMMEALGSRVHVIAEPDPVGGFLGARIAHVRALCDSDDRYVWLNQYANPGNWRAHYRRTAPAIARQFPGLDVLFVGAGTTGTLMGCARYFRQWRRRVRVVAVDSVGSVTFGGPPARRMIPGLGTSVRPPLLDESYVDDVVHVEEADTIRACHRLARNGFLFGGSTGTVVSGAAEWLSRYDAGGLTAVAVAPDLGERYLDTVYQTNWLQDLYGDDVLGSDELTAGSRSA
- a CDS encoding threonine synthase encodes the protein MWRYRKLLPVPDGPVRYPLPIGGTPLLPVPALRRTLGTPHLWIKDETRNPTASNKDRATALVIEDGLRRGMDTITTASTGNAAVATAFGAAGAGMRAVIFVSTGCRPDKLALMTQAGAHVFRVPAGYAAAVDLSRAAARSFGWLDRNTGANPYTIEAKKTVAFEVWEQLGRRLPDVMIVPVGDGPTLVALDKGFAELVSCGHAGRQPRLIGVQAESCQPLVRAWFGAPAGPAELDPTATVADGIAVVRPAIGDAVLDAVRRGGGAMVAVTDNALLSAVTTLAARAGVGAEPAGAAALAGLARAVECGLVDRSETTVLLVTGREVKAGGGPAGPGRVAVVEGLDEVERALAGAC